The following are from one region of the Falco cherrug isolate bFalChe1 chromosome 19, bFalChe1.pri, whole genome shotgun sequence genome:
- the LOC102058366 gene encoding twist-related protein 2-like: MKEESMCPDSPEGSLVTSEEEGERLHKKCLRKRGQGGKPLEDCGAPSPQGKRSKRSPVPQSFEDMHTQRVIANVRERQRTQSLNDAFAELRKIIPTLPSDKLSKIQTLKLAARYIDFLYQVLQSDELDHKITSCNYLAHERLSYAFSVWRMEGAWSMSTSH; encoded by the coding sequence ATGAAAGAGGAAAGCATGTGCCCAGACTCCCCTGAAGGCAGCCTGGTCACCAGCGAGGAGGAAGGTGAGCGGCTGCATAAGAAATGCCTCCGCAAGCGTGGCCAAGGGGGCAAGCCGCTGGAGGACTGTGGTGCCCCCTCGCCGCAGGGCAAGCGGAGCAAGCGCAGCCCCGTCCCGCAGTCCTTCGAGGACATGCACACACAGCGCGTAATTGCCAACGTGCGGGAACGCCAGCGGACCCAGTCACTCAATGATGCCTTTGCAGAGCTGCGGAAGATCATCCCGACACTGCCTTCCGACAAGCTGAGCAAGATCCAAACCCTCAAGCTGGCTGCCCGCTACATAGACTTTTTGTACCAGGTCCTGCAGAGTGATGAGCTGGACCACAAGATCACCAGCTGCAACTACCTGGCCCACGAGAGGCTTAGCTACGCCTTCTCCGTCTGGAGGATGGAAGGGGCTTGGTCCATGTCCACATCCCACTGA